The Primulina eburnea isolate SZY01 chromosome 13, ASM2296580v1, whole genome shotgun sequence genome includes a region encoding these proteins:
- the LOC140810226 gene encoding uncharacterized protein, with protein sequence MKQVHERVCEAHQSGIKMRWLIRRYVYYCPSILKDCIKYAKGRQSCQKHGNIQRIPTDELHNVVKPWPFKGWAMDLIGKIYPVLSKGHSFILVATYFLTKWVEAVPLKKAEQGDVINFVKDNIIHRFGIPESLTMDQGTMFTGSDMRDFTEDCGIKLINLLPLEIMVPSMRVVRQTELSLEHYNEAMIMDLEELDELRIQAYNALLLQKQKVARIYNIRVNKKSFHEGEIVWKDLLPLGTKDRELIKWSPNWEGPFKVHKVLDGNAYWL encoded by the exons ATGAAGCAAGTTCATGAGAGAGTGTGTGAAGCCCATCAATCTGGAATAAAGATGAGATGGTTGATAAGGAGGTATGTCTACTATTGTCCATCCATCCTCAAAGATTGCATTAAATATGCTAAGGGACGCCAGTCATGTCAGAAACATGGGAACATCCAAAGAATTCCGACGGATGAGCTTCACAACGTCGTCAAACCATGGCCGTTCAAGGGCTGGGCCATGGACTTAATAGGGAAAATCTACCCCGTATTGTCTAAAGGCCACTCGTTCATCCTTGTGGCCACATATTTTTTAACCAAATGGGTAGAAGCGGTGCCTTTGAAGAAAGCGGAACAAGGGGATGTCATTAACTTTGTGAAAGATAATATAATTCATAGGTTTGGAATCCCAGAGTCGCTAACCATGGATCAGGGAACTATGTTCACGGGATCAGATATGAGGGACTTTACAGAAGACTGTGGAATCAAATTGATAAACT TGCTCCCATTGGAGATTATGGTGCCATCAATGCGAGTGGTAAGGCAAACTGAACTTTCCCTGGAACATTATAATGAAGCAATGATCATGGATTTAGAAGAACTGGATGAGCTGAGAATCCAAGCGTACAATGCTCTGCTGTTACAGAAACAGAAAGTTGCAAGAATCTACAACATAAGGGTTAACAAGAAAAGCTTCCATGAAGGGGAAATAGTGTGGAAGGATCTACTGCCTTTAGGAACAAAGGATAGGGAGCTGATTAAATGGTCTCCCAATTGGGAGGGACCATTCAAAGTACATAAAGTGTTAGACGGAAATGCATATTGGCTATAA